The genome window AGCTtcactttttgttttgggaTCTTCACTTGTTTTTGCCAATTGTAACAAAGCATCTCTTATTTCtagaacttgaaattttattgctttcacACTTTCAATTTGACTTTCCCAACGTGTTTGTGACAATGGCTTAAGAGTTAAACCTGTCACATTATCTTGTAAAATATTCCATCGTTTtgtggaagaagaaaatagtGTGTATATTCGTTGTActactccaaaaaaagaaatagcttTAGGACAAGAATTAGCCATATGACACAGGACAAGGTTGAGATTATGACAACCACATGGTGTGTAAAATGCTTTAGGATTTATATCAAGAATTCTTTTTTGTACCCcttgttttttccctttcataTTAGACCCATTATCATATCCTTGTCCACATACATCAttaatatcaagttcaagattttttattgcatttataatttcattgaaaagaCCTTTTCCAGAAGTATCATCTACCTTTAAAAATTCCTCAAAATGTTCGTCTATTTTTATCGGACTTATTGAAATATCCACACATCTTAGTATGAGAGTCATTTGTTCTTGATGACTTACATCGGGGGTACAATCAAGTATAATTGAAAAGTATTTTgcttctttaatcttttttataattttacttttaatttcatttgctaataattgtatcacttcattttgtatattatgTCCAAGATAATGATTATGGATTGCACCATTTTGAATACGTTGAACATGTTCTTGCATTATTGGATCAAATTCTGCAATCATTtcaattatacttaaaaaatttccGTTATTTTCTTGATAGATCTTTTCGTTTTTTCCTCGGAATGccaaattatttttaccaaGATTTTTTACCACCGCTATTATTCTTAATAACACTTTTTTCCAAtgatctttctctttcttaatttgttcttggacatttttatcaattgttttattcttcaataaTCTAAGTTCTAAATCAATCCAAGTATTCATATTAGTAATATGCTCATTAGTTGTTTCGTGATTTTTAAGAATagaactaatatttttccaatcctTAGTTCCTCCATTAGCTAGTTGATTTGTATTAGATTTTGAATTAAACAActtgcaacaaaaacaaaatactttatcTAGGTCTTTCAAATACACTAACCATTTTCTATCATGTTTCTCTCCATTTGGTAATTTTCGAATATAATGCGTAGTAGAAAAATGTCTAGAGTTCTTATCTATAGGAAAGTTTAAATCATCAACTCTTATTGGACCATTTTCTACTAACAAATCTCTTGATTTTATATCaatagttttccattgacttggataaaaaatatttgtaggaATATAATTAGGTTGATCATTAATATTTTCACTCTcctctaaattattttgagcttCATTATCAAGAATGGTGACATTACATGTTTGAACATTATCATGACCACcttcattattatcattttgttgtatattttcattatcttctaactctttttgatgaatttcttcttcatttatGAAACTTTCACTCAAATTTTCtacaagattttgttttttactagtaataaatttgtccatagctcctttttgagattcaattagttcttctctttgtcttttcttttttagtttttcatatccggatggatattttctagtagacatttgtaattaaaaaatatttacgaataaatgaaatacaatctataataataataaaaattacaatttaactagaataatataaatttaacgTATAAAACAATAGAACCTGGTTTATAAAAAGCACAATTGTAGCTTTACTTAATATGATCACTTTACACTTTAAActtgcataaaaaaattaaaattaatattaatacaaaataaattattctaaatttataattttgttatcaaTACTCTTCACTAACAAAATATGTAGAACTCAACTTGATTCACACATTCACTGATACTAAAAGTTCATCACGGCATCACACTAAAAAAAtctgatttcttaaaaaaaaaaaaaaaatcaaatatcaaaaagCAAAAGGCAAAACGTGTAAGGCTTTCtctgatttcttaaaaaaaaaaaaaaaaaaaatcaaaaatcaaaaagcaAAAGGCAAAACGTGTAAggctttctttgatttcttaaaagaaaaaaaaaaaatcaaaaatcaaaaagcaAAAGGCAAAACGTGTAACTGTGTAAGGCTTTCTCTAGAAGCCACAGCCAGTGAagctttttttcactttttgtaaAGTGAAATCAATGGTCCGGATGAATTGATGCTTCTAGAGATATCTTTAAGGGCCGGATCAACCTTCTAGAGAAATCTATTTCTCTTTTCACTTTTTGTAAAGGCAAATCCTTTAGTCTCTGTGTTTGTTCTCTTGCCGCAGCTGCTTGTGCTCTTTGCAGCAACAATGAGCAATAGCAGAGCTGAGCAAACTcctcttcaaccaaaaaaaaaaaaaaaaaacccagcaaacTATGAAGAAGACGAAAGAGACAAAggaggagaaaacaaaaaatgaaccTGAAATGAAGATTTGTGAACACATCAAGTCTGTTGCCAACACCAATTGATGAGTaagtcaacaaaaaaaaagagtgtttttttatttttttgaatcaagATGGAGACTGGAGAGAGTCAGAGAGTGGgcgatttttttcttctttctgctttttataatattttcttctacaAACCAAAGATTATTGCTTTTTATAATCTTTTCTTCTGCAAGTTAAAGATTTGATGATGGGATTTCATGTCACTTCAATGTAAGTAAcgggcaatttttttttttcaagatgaGAAACGGGTGTTTTGTGATCTTTTCTTCTACAAGCTAAAGATATCATGTCACTTCAGTGAGAAAcggcccccttttttttttttttttcctcctcaaaTGAGAAACGGGCCTCTTTTCTTCTGTAACCTAAAGATATGGTGACTTAAATGTGAgaaacggttttttttttttttttttttccttcttcagaTGAGAACACAATATTATatactctgtttttttttttttttttttttttttcatcagaTGAGAACacaatattatatactatatatatatatatatatattttttttttttcagatgaGAACacaatattatatactatattattGCTACTTGGGGGCCCTCTTACATGTGGGGGCCTTAGGCGGCCGCCTAGCTCGCCTATAGGTTCAGCTGGCCCTGCACACGAATCCAATCGTTATCTGCAGAAACATTGATACGTGCTTCAACTAAATTGGCTAGTTTTTCAAGGAAAATGATGCTGCGCAAATCGCCAAAAAAATGGAAGTACTCGAGAACTGGGGCATATATCTCAAGTTTGAAGTCAGGGAGTTCATTGAAACATGACACAACCTCGATATGTAAACGTTTCAGAGTAGGTAcgtttattttaaaattagttaCAATGTAATTATCATCTTTCACTACTTCCAAATCTTCGAGGCTCGGGCAGGCAGAGGCAGAGCAGAGGCCCGAGAAAGAGTTGTGGGATGTATAACATATTTCGTACAGACCCAGAATCTTTAAGCTTGGGAGTTGAAAGGAAGGAGGAGGATCGAGCTCGATTTCGCCGCTTAATTCCAGAGACACTAATGTTTTGCAATGAAAAACGGCATGGGGCAGCTCGAAAACTTGTCTACTCTCAATATGGAGATCGAATTGCCGGAGATTACGCGATATGGCGGTGTCGATCCATTTGTCAAAATGGGAAGAGTCACAAGGAGAATGCCATGAGAGGGTGAAATTTGAGAGGATGGGTGTCGTGTGTTGAGCTAAAACACTGTAGAGTATGCGTAGAGGCGAAACACTGTGGCCTCTGATGGATGTATCGTGGAGATCGATTTTTGGGACGAGAGTCCAAAGTGGCTTCCACCTGCTCGATAAAATGCTTGTGACGATGGCTTCGTTGGTAGGAAGAAAACAAAGGATGTGGCAAAGAAGAGAGTTCGGTAGATTGCTGATTCTGTCAGTACTGCCAACCGCTGTGTCTTTGTCCGGAGAGAGTTTCATTCTCTTGCGTTTTGACACCGATTGATTAGCAGCTGAATCGGCCATCCAGGTGCAGCAACAAGGTTAGGGTTTGTAGAGGATTGAATTGGAGTTTGGATTTGGACTTCACAGTGTAGATGGAAGTAAAACAATCTGAACCGAACCGTTCAATCTTTTTTATAAGCCTTTCTAAGCCACACCCACATCCAACTTACCAAATGGGCAGATGCTGTTTGATTTGtggttttttataattattttcaacatttttatcaggttattcttattattttagGGTCGTAAATAAACTAAGCGGATCATAAACGGCTTAAGCTTAGTTCAATAAAAAAGTCTGTTTAATTTTTGCATATAAATTGGTTAAgcttaag of Quercus lobata isolate SW786 chromosome 8, ValleyOak3.0 Primary Assembly, whole genome shotgun sequence contains these proteins:
- the LOC115956357 gene encoding F-box/LRR-repeat protein At3g58900-like yields the protein MADSAANQSVSKRKRMKLSPDKDTAVGSTDRISNLPNSLLCHILCFLPTNEAIVTSILSSRWKPLWTLVPKIDLHDTSIRGHSVSPLRILYSVLAQHTTPILSNFTLSWHSPCDSSHFDKWIDTAISRNLRQFDLHIESRQVFELPHAVFHCKTLVSLELSGEIELDPPPSFQLPSLKILGLYEICYTSHNSFSGLCSASACPSLEDLEVVKDDNYIVTNFKINVPTLKRLHIEVVSCFNELPDFKLEIYAPVLEYFHFFGDLRSIIFLEKLANLVEARINVSADNDWIRVQGQLNL